TGGATAAAGCGCCGCCTGCGTTGCTGGTATTGAAGTTGGAAGCTTCGGGATCATACCCATAGTAATCAGTGATCAGGAGCAGATTAGATCCTGAGATACCTACACGAACGCGCTCAGGTCCTTTTTTCAAAATACTCTTCAGCGCAGATTCGGGAATAGTATAATAAAGAGATGCTTCTCTCAGGCGAATGAAGCTGGCATCAAAAATAAAGTTACTGATTACCTCTGCCTGTCTTTCCCTGCCAATTACATCCTCTTTTCCTGGCTGGCTGTAGTCATGTGTAGTACCACCTTCATCTTTCAGCAATTTGGTAAGCGAGGCATTATGTCCACCCTGGCTGGTATGCCAGAACATGCCGAACTCGAATCCTTTTCCAAATCGCACTGTGTTTCCCCAGCTCATCTGGAATTTCGGTTGTGACTCTTTGTAAGGAACAAGCACATTGTTTTCATCAGGACCATACCACAGAGTAGGAGATTGACCCTGCACCAGGCGTTTCCTTCCATAATTACCAAACCCTGAACTACCAACAAATGCAGGCGGAACATCCAGGCGGGTAATAAGCGATTTGTTAAACCACCATTGAATGTTGGTAGACCATTCGATATCTTTCTTCCTGATGATAGCAGCATTGAGACCCAATTCAACACCTTTGTTTTCCATATCTCCCACTGGGAAAACTGAAAGGCTGCTAACACCTGTTCCTGCGGACAGTGTGAAGGGGAAAAGGAAGTCCTGGATCTTCTTTTTATAATAGGTGGCTTCCAGCACAACACGGTTATCAAAAAGACCCAGATCAACACCGAACTCCAGCTCGGTTGCCCTTTCAGGTTCCAGGCGGCTCAGTCCAAGGGTTACCGGTGCAGCCACACCCAGCTGTCCACCGTAGTTTATCGGAGACATGCGTGAATAAGCTCCGTTGAAAGTGGGGAATCCGGAAGTTTGTCCATATGCGATACGCGGCTTCAACATCGTTACAGGAGCCACATTCCAGAATGCAAAATTGGTGAGATTAACAGCCAGTGAAGCTCTGGGGAAATAAAACCATTTGTCGAAATTCAAACCTGCCAATGTGGATTTATCGGCACGTACACCTACACGGCCGATCACTTTATCGTCCCAGTTGATATCCTGGCTGAGGTCAAGCGCTACTACCGCTTCTTTTTCTACCAGGCTTTCAGTAGTCACACGCTGACCTGTGCTGGGGTTACGTTGACCACCGAGCAATCCATCACCCTGGATCCAGGAAATATCACGACGCTGATCATCACGTAATACCACAGCGCTGGTAGTGAGATCGATATTCTTTCCAACATTCACATTATATGCCAATGATGTTTGGAGATAAGTATAAAATATTTTGTTGAGTGAGTAACGTGTGGCTCCTTTCAAACTATTGCCAGACTGGAACTGCATGTCTTCCGGCATATATGCCCTTGGCTCGGAGAGAATAAAATCGATACCGCTTCTGAGTCCGAGCTTCAGGGAAGATCTTTCCTTACGCAGCAGCCATACGTTCATTTCACCTGAATACAGGAAACGGTTGGTCCTTTCCTTATTCTCTGCCCTGTCTACCACTTCGAAAGGATTTTGACCGGTATTGGGAGACTCAGGATACTTTCCATCTGCCGTTTTGTTCAGGTTAATGAAATTAGGAATATGGGCAATGGAATAAGCCAGCGCCACACCATTGTTGTCATTACCGGCAAAGCCGCGGCTGGTATTGGTGTTCAGGTAATTGGTACTTAGTTTCAGATCGATGAAATCAGTAAGCTTATGGTCCAGGTTGAGGCGGATACTGTGACGTTTGTATCCTGTATGTTTCTGGATGCCTGTTTCACTTTGCAGTGATCCGGCAATGAGGAACCTGGTTTTATCAGTTCCGCCGGATACAGTGGCATTGGTATTACTGATTAAGCCTGTATTACCCCAGATCAGTTTTTCATAGTCCCAGGTTTGTCCGTTGGCGGCACGGAACAATTCCAGTGTTCTATCCTTACTCAACGCATAACTTCCGTTGTCCGCATCAAAGTTGTTGATCTTTTCCTCAGTCCAGTTTTCTGAGCCCAGCAAATGCAGTGCACGCGCCATACCCAGATCCTGGGAAACGTTGATCCTCGTCTTACCTGATTTACCGCGGCGGGTAGTGATCACAATCACACCGCCATTGGCGCGTGTTCCATAGGCTGCTGCAGCTGAAGGACCTTTCAGGATATCGATTGATTCGATATCACCGGGATTGATATCCGAGATCCTGTTGGGGGCCTGGTCTTCAGATCCCGCATTTGAGCCTACCGCACCGCTGAACGAATTCGTCCCTGCGCCAGAAGGCAACTGGCTGTTGTTTACGATGATCCCATCGATCACATATAACGGTTCTGAAGAACCGATAACTGTAGATACGCCACGAAGACGGATAGACATACCTCCACCCGGAGCACCCGTATTGGCTGCAATAACAGCTCCTGATACTTTACCGTTCATGGCGGCATCCAATGTGGGAGGACGTGTGCTACCTGTAAGTTCTTTGGCACTCAGTCTGGTAACAGCATTTGCTGCGTTACTTCTTTTGATACCGCCTGCCAGTCCGGTAACTACCACCTCACTTAAGTTGATGGCTTCTTCCGACAAAATAATGGTGAGGTCCGCAGCAGCAGCAACGGTGCGTGTGGTAAAGCCTACGTAAGAAACTGTAAGCTTGTCTTTTGATGCTACTGTGAGAGTGAAAGTTCCGTTAGAGGAGGTCTGAATGGAATTTCCGGCTTTATTGGTTACCGTAGCGCCGGAGAGCGGTAAACCATTTTTGTCTGTTACTTTGCCCGTGATTGCTTCCTGGGCAAACGAAAGGAATGGGAATAGGAGGGCCAGCAGGAGCAGGCTGACCCCTCGAGTCAATTTCATCATGTGTTAATTGTTTGGCTTTAATAATATAAACCGCATAATTAACAATTAGTTTCTGCTCTGATTCTATACGTGATGACGAACTAAACAAATAGCATTCTGAATTATAGTAGTATCTACTTGTATTCCCGGCTAAAAACACCGGAAATGATAATAGCCCTTCTGAATGTACAATTTCCATATGTTATGTCAAATGAAAAGCGCCTGTGAGCGCCGGCCTGACAAAATTTGGCACCGTCATCCGGTTTGGTTGCTCGATGGAAATCCTCTTGTCGGCTAGAGCAAATTAAAAGATTGCATACATCTCCTGTTCTGGAGCGGACAGTCAATAAGAATATCGTTAAACGGAAAGATGAGCTGTAAAGATTATTCTGGCAACGGAACTCCCAATAAAAAATGCTGAAAGATTTGATATCACGATCTAACGGTATACTATACCTGCTTTTAAGTTATCCTGCATACTACAGCACTGGAATTTCCTGCATATCCTCTGTGTAACTCTCTCCACAATATTTTTTTTCAACAGCAACAACCAACCTTCCCAAAGCCTCGTAACTCCTTCGGTCTCCCATTCATTTCTTCCCGGGT
This portion of the Pseudobacter ginsenosidimutans genome encodes:
- a CDS encoding SusC/RagA family TonB-linked outer membrane protein, producing the protein MMKLTRGVSLLLLALLFPFLSFAQEAITGKVTDKNGLPLSGATVTNKAGNSIQTSSNGTFTLTVASKDKLTVSYVGFTTRTVAAAADLTIILSEEAINLSEVVVTGLAGGIKRSNAANAVTRLSAKELTGSTRPPTLDAAMNGKVSGAVIAANTGAPGGGMSIRLRGVSTVIGSSEPLYVIDGIIVNNSQLPSGAGTNSFSGAVGSNAGSEDQAPNRISDINPGDIESIDILKGPSAAAAYGTRANGGVIVITTRRGKSGKTRINVSQDLGMARALHLLGSENWTEEKINNFDADNGSYALSKDRTLELFRAANGQTWDYEKLIWGNTGLISNTNATVSGGTDKTRFLIAGSLQSETGIQKHTGYKRHSIRLNLDHKLTDFIDLKLSTNYLNTNTSRGFAGNDNNGVALAYSIAHIPNFINLNKTADGKYPESPNTGQNPFEVVDRAENKERTNRFLYSGEMNVWLLRKERSSLKLGLRSGIDFILSEPRAYMPEDMQFQSGNSLKGATRYSLNKIFYTYLQTSLAYNVNVGKNIDLTTSAVVLRDDQRRDISWIQGDGLLGGQRNPSTGQRVTTESLVEKEAVVALDLSQDINWDDKVIGRVGVRADKSTLAGLNFDKWFYFPRASLAVNLTNFAFWNVAPVTMLKPRIAYGQTSGFPTFNGAYSRMSPINYGGQLGVAAPVTLGLSRLEPERATELEFGVDLGLFDNRVVLEATYYKKKIQDFLFPFTLSAGTGVSSLSVFPVGDMENKGVELGLNAAIIRKKDIEWSTNIQWWFNKSLITRLDVPPAFVGSSGFGNYGRKRLVQGQSPTLWYGPDENNVLVPYKESQPKFQMSWGNTVRFGKGFEFGMFWHTSQGGHNASLTKLLKDEGGTTHDYSQPGKEDVIGRERQAEVISNFIFDASFIRLREASLYYTIPESALKSILKKGPERVRVGISGSNLLLITDYYGYDPEASNFNTSNAGGALSTGVDLAPHPAVRRFFFHLNFEF